From the genome of Cellvibrio japonicus Ueda107, one region includes:
- a CDS encoding peptidylprolyl isomerase: MKKLLLTSACCLAALLMGCSDSGSIASVNGKGISQEEFNAYLKFKRIPEQDKARVDRALDEYVNRAALAAAIEKTGKLDAAVIQAELEEFKRQMLIGRYFEEHLNGVVDDAAVRNYYAEHQGQYESSRVHAAHILVRIDPTMGETERQAKLSTAHEIYSRLQKGEDFADLAKSYSEDKVSGEKGGDLGWLAEGAVDPEFSKKLFSMKPGEISEPLITPFGFHVVKMLEGPQTIKRSLESVEGEIRYQLRNQAKATETERLVNTVKVRRQD, encoded by the coding sequence ATGAAAAAATTATTATTAACATCAGCGTGTTGTCTGGCTGCACTGTTAATGGGATGTTCCGATTCCGGCTCAATTGCGTCAGTTAATGGCAAGGGAATTTCTCAAGAAGAATTTAATGCCTATCTTAAATTCAAACGTATTCCGGAGCAGGATAAAGCGCGCGTTGATCGGGCATTGGATGAATATGTCAATCGTGCTGCGTTAGCGGCGGCAATTGAAAAAACAGGAAAATTGGATGCGGCTGTCATCCAGGCGGAGCTTGAGGAGTTCAAGCGCCAAATGTTAATCGGCCGGTATTTTGAAGAGCATCTTAACGGTGTAGTGGACGACGCAGCTGTACGCAATTATTACGCTGAACATCAAGGACAATATGAATCCAGTCGTGTTCATGCAGCACACATCCTTGTTCGCATTGATCCCACTATGGGAGAGACAGAGCGCCAGGCAAAGTTAAGTACGGCGCATGAAATATATAGCCGGTTGCAAAAAGGGGAAGATTTTGCAGACTTGGCAAAAAGCTACTCTGAAGACAAGGTTTCCGGTGAAAAGGGCGGGGATCTTGGTTGGTTGGCAGAAGGTGCAGTTGATCCGGAGTTTTCCAAAAAACTATTTTCCATGAAACCTGGAGAAATCTCTGAGCCCTTGATAACTCCCTTTGGTTTCCATGTGGTAAAAATGCTCGAAGGCCCCCAAACGATAAAACGCTCACTGGAATCCGTTGAAGGTGAAATCCGTTATCAATTAAGGAACCAGGCAAAAGCGACAGAGACGGAGCG